One window of Bacteroidota bacterium genomic DNA carries:
- a CDS encoding sulfatase-like hydrolase/transferase yields the protein MKKYFILLFVIFIGSSTIFAQRNVVLIIADDIGTDYFGFYEDAGDTVDLPNIRALLAKGVRFKQAMSNPVCSSTRAGMLTGRYSFRTGVGNIVGSTAGSGTLDTAEKTLPRLLTAYNSNIYSANIGKWHLHNPNPAGNLLFPNLLGYAHFEGPFIGALPSYTNWTKYVNGVAIPVTNYATTENVNNAVSWLKTIPVNNPFFLWLAFNAPHSPFHLPPLNLHTYTTLSGTTQHIQQNPKLYFKASLQALDTEIGRLFDSLQVLNKLDSTDIIFVGDNGNATATAQIANLNRAKGTVYQYGVHVPLIIAGPSVNNPGRVSNALVNTHDIFATVLELMGDSSWRSLVPANKPVDSKSMLAILNNSVDSIRPWSFCEMFKNTPDADDAKAIRNNTYKLIRFDAGGVELYNLQNDPDELTNLLVNTMIAADSANYYYLCTEMNNLIGTSNSCNLGTGIAENYSDDDIYVYPNPAGNRVSIKCKFSLTQIQLFNAQGDLVYDQHSNETIDFSNFPTGLYFIQAFSNTKLFKTKIIHLN from the coding sequence ATGAAGAAGTATTTTATTTTACTATTCGTTATTTTTATTGGTTCATCAACAATTTTCGCGCAACGCAACGTAGTGTTAATCATTGCCGATGATATTGGAACCGATTATTTTGGTTTTTACGAAGATGCTGGTGATACTGTTGATCTGCCCAATATAAGAGCATTGCTGGCGAAAGGTGTTCGCTTTAAACAAGCAATGTCAAATCCTGTTTGTTCCTCAACACGTGCAGGAATGCTTACCGGGCGTTATAGTTTTAGAACCGGTGTTGGGAATATTGTTGGAAGTACTGCCGGTTCAGGCACACTTGATACAGCTGAAAAAACTTTGCCTCGATTGCTCACAGCATACAATTCAAACATTTACTCTGCCAACATTGGAAAATGGCATTTACACAATCCCAATCCTGCAGGAAATTTATTATTTCCCAATCTACTTGGATATGCTCATTTTGAAGGACCATTTATAGGTGCACTTCCAAGTTATACCAATTGGACCAAGTATGTAAATGGCGTAGCAATTCCGGTCACTAATTATGCAACTACTGAAAATGTTAACAATGCGGTTAGTTGGTTAAAAACCATTCCGGTTAATAATCCATTCTTTTTGTGGTTGGCATTTAATGCTCCACATTCACCTTTTCATTTACCCCCATTAAATTTGCATACTTATACCACACTTAGCGGCACAACGCAGCATATACAACAAAATCCGAAATTGTATTTTAAAGCATCTTTGCAAGCACTCGATACTGAAATTGGCCGTTTGTTTGATTCCTTACAAGTGTTGAATAAACTGGATAGTACCGATATTATTTTTGTAGGTGATAATGGAAATGCAACAGCCACAGCACAAATTGCCAACCTTAACAGAGCTAAAGGTACCGTATACCAGTATGGGGTGCATGTTCCATTGATAATAGCGGGACCATCGGTGAATAATCCGGGAAGGGTTAGTAATGCATTGGTAAACACCCACGATATTTTTGCTACCGTTTTAGAATTAATGGGCGATAGCTCATGGAGATCACTTGTACCTGCAAATAAACCTGTTGATAGTAAAAGCATGCTAGCGATACTTAATAATAGTGTTGATAGCATTCGACCTTGGTCTTTTTGTGAGATGTTTAAAAACACTCCTGATGCAGATGATGCCAAGGCTATTCGAAATAATACTTATAAGTTAATAAGATTTGATGCTGGTGGAGTAGAGTTGTATAATTTGCAAAATGACCCGGATGAATTAACCAATTTGTTGGTTAACACGATGATCGCTGCTGATAGTGCAAATTATTATTACTTGTGTACAGAAATGAATAACCTGATTGGAACTTCAAATTCGTGTAATTTAGGAACCGGGATTGCAGAGAATTATAGTGACGATGACATATACGTGTATCCCAATCCAGCTGGTAATCGAGTATCAATTAAGTGTAAATTTTCATTGACTCAAATTCAACTTTTTAATGCACAAGGTGATTTGGTTTATGACCAGCATTCTAATGAAACAATCGATTTTTCGAATTTTCCAACAGGACTATATTTTATACAAGCTTTCAGCAATACCAAACTTTTTAAGACAAAAATTATTCATCTTAACTAA
- a CDS encoding homogentisate 1,2-dioxygenase — protein sequence MPFYHRAGKIPAKRHVVFRQSNGKLYQEELVASQGFSGMSSLVYHLYPPTQVKQVGTPYSVKPKIAVETNMRNVSFNGFEIPAESDYIKSRKTLFVNNDMQIGLAAPSKSTTYFYKNAEADEMLFIHKGEGTLHTMFGSIPFEYGDYIVIPKGTVYKLELRTSDNRFLFIESFSSIQTPKRYRNEFGQLLEHSPFCERDIKVPENLVTYDELGAFDLRIKKQGTIFPYIYENHPFDVVGWDGYEFPYAFNIKNFEPITGRIHMPPPIHQNFEGRNFVVCSFVPRLYDYHPEAIPAPYHHSNVDSDEILYYVEGDFMSRNNIQRGQITLHPSGIPHGPHPGAIERSIGKKETNEMAVMIDPFNPVMLTEEAMNINIKEYYQSWSTTTKNVATV from the coding sequence ATGCCATTCTATCATCGAGCAGGAAAAATTCCTGCAAAACGACACGTAGTTTTTCGCCAGTCAAACGGTAAACTTTATCAAGAAGAATTAGTAGCCTCACAAGGCTTTAGTGGTATGAGTTCGCTCGTGTACCACTTGTATCCACCTACTCAGGTAAAGCAAGTAGGAACACCCTATAGTGTAAAGCCAAAAATAGCCGTAGAAACTAACATGCGCAATGTAAGCTTCAATGGCTTTGAAATTCCTGCAGAATCCGATTATATTAAAAGCAGAAAAACCTTATTTGTAAATAACGATATGCAAATAGGTTTGGCAGCACCGAGTAAGTCGACCACTTATTTTTATAAAAATGCTGAAGCCGATGAAATGCTTTTTATTCATAAAGGCGAAGGAACCTTGCATACCATGTTTGGGTCTATTCCTTTTGAATATGGCGATTATATTGTGATTCCCAAAGGTACAGTATATAAACTTGAGTTAAGAACCAGCGATAACCGCTTTTTGTTTATCGAATCATTCAGTTCTATTCAAACACCAAAGCGTTATAGAAACGAATTTGGGCAATTGCTCGAACATTCTCCTTTTTGTGAACGTGATATAAAAGTTCCCGAAAATTTAGTAACCTATGATGAACTCGGAGCCTTTGATTTACGCATCAAGAAGCAAGGAACTATTTTTCCATACATCTACGAAAATCATCCATTTGATGTGGTAGGTTGGGATGGATACGAGTTCCCTTATGCTTTCAACATTAAAAATTTTGAACCTATCACCGGTCGCATTCACATGCCACCGCCTATACATCAAAATTTTGAAGGACGAAATTTTGTAGTATGTTCTTTTGTACCGCGATTGTACGATTATCATCCTGAAGCTATTCCTGCGCCTTACCATCACAGCAATGTTGATTCAGATGAAATATTGTATTACGTTGAAGGTGATTTTATGAGCCGCAATAATATTCAACGTGGACAAATTACTTTACATCCTTCCGGTATTCCACATGGACCGCATCCGGGTGCTATTGAGCGAAGTATCGGAAAAAAAGAAACCAACGAAATGGCCGTAATGATTGATCCTTTTAATCCGGTGATGCTTACCGAGGAGGCCATGAATATTAATATTAAGGAGTATTACCAATCTTGGTCGACAACAACTAAAAATGTAGCAACAGTTTAA
- the preA gene encoding NAD-dependent dihydropyrimidine dehydrogenase subunit PreA encodes MANLQSTFLGIKSPNPFWLASAPPTDKKINVLRAFEAGWGGVVWKTLGDQVKNVSSRYSSVDFGGHRAMGFNNIELISDRPLELNLREIREVMKEFPDRAMIVSLMANNTKESWRELIKKVQDTGCHGLELNFGCPHGMVERGMGAVVGQDPMIAKMVVEWVMEYAEIPVITKLTPNVHSVVPAGEAVIEAGTNGLSLINTIQSITGVDLDTFVPNPNVGGMSVYGGYCGPAVKPIALKFLTSLGRNEKTSHTPISGIGGISTWKDAAEFMLLGASNVQVCTAAMKHGFRIVTDMCEGLSNWMDEKGFKTIDDFVGLSIKKITHWEELDINFHITAHINEEKCIHCGLCYIACEDTSHQAIDIRKGMPYNTYTIKEEECVGCNLCKIMCPVDDCITMVEHRKGPEYLNWKEFQKRGLPLNDH; translated from the coding sequence ATGGCAAATTTACAGTCCACCTTTCTTGGTATTAAATCTCCAAATCCATTTTGGTTAGCCAGTGCTCCTCCAACCGATAAAAAAATAAATGTACTTCGAGCATTCGAAGCAGGATGGGGTGGGGTAGTGTGGAAAACCTTGGGCGATCAGGTAAAAAATGTTTCGTCGCGATATTCTTCTGTCGATTTTGGCGGGCATCGTGCAATGGGTTTCAATAATATTGAATTAATTAGCGATCGTCCTCTCGAGTTAAATCTGAGAGAAATTCGCGAAGTGATGAAAGAATTTCCTGATAGAGCGATGATCGTTTCGCTCATGGCCAATAACACTAAAGAAAGCTGGCGAGAACTCATAAAAAAGGTGCAGGATACCGGTTGTCATGGTTTAGAATTGAATTTTGGTTGTCCACATGGCATGGTCGAAAGAGGTATGGGCGCTGTGGTTGGACAAGATCCGATGATTGCAAAAATGGTGGTAGAATGGGTAATGGAGTACGCAGAAATTCCTGTGATTACTAAATTAACTCCCAATGTACATTCTGTTGTTCCTGCAGGTGAAGCTGTAATTGAAGCCGGAACCAATGGTTTATCTTTAATCAACACGATACAATCAATTACCGGAGTCGACCTCGATACTTTTGTACCGAATCCCAACGTAGGTGGTATGAGTGTATATGGCGGTTATTGTGGTCCTGCGGTAAAACCTATTGCACTTAAGTTTTTAACCTCACTGGGAAGAAACGAAAAAACATCACACACTCCCATCTCCGGTATTGGAGGAATTAGCACTTGGAAAGATGCGGCCGAGTTTATGTTGCTGGGTGCAAGTAATGTGCAAGTATGCACAGCAGCAATGAAGCATGGTTTTAGAATTGTTACCGATATGTGCGAAGGATTGAGTAATTGGATGGATGAAAAAGGATTTAAAACCATCGACGATTTTGTTGGTTTATCAATCAAGAAAATTACCCACTGGGAAGAGCTCGATATTAACTTTCATATTACCGCCCATATAAACGAAGAAAAGTGCATTCACTGCGGACTTTGTTACATTGCATGTGAAGATACTTCGCATCAAGCAATTGATATTCGCAAAGGAATGCCTTACAACACTTATACTATTAAAGAAGAAGAATGTGTTGGATGTAACTTATGTAAAATTATGTGTCCGGTGGATGATTGCATCACTATGGTTGAACATAGAAAAGGTCCTGAATACCTCAATTGGAAAGAATTTCAAAAAAGAGGTCTGCCTTTGAATGACCATTAA
- a CDS encoding c-type cytochrome, translated as MRLAKIIACIIVVYILAAFVPKLETVFNVPVNWPQPHYSFERNPIDSSKIYLGRALFYSSLLSRNNKISCASCHSPYASFAHTDHALSHGIDDKIGSRNAPALINLAWSNSFMWDGAINHLDMQALFPITHPLEMDETMQHVVEKLQVNKPFPKLFYAAYKDSSITGERVLKSISQFMLSLVSAESKYDSVMRNKSEFTLQEKNGYRLFKMHCASCHAEPLFTNYTFQNNGLAVDEHLQDLGRMKVTHAAKDSLKFKVPTLRNIEYTHPYMHDGRFKNLTQVLMHYSSGITQSSTLANQLKKDGIPLSPNERVDITAFLLCLSDKKFIFNPSNAYPKELLFDK; from the coding sequence ATGAGGCTTGCTAAAATTATTGCTTGCATAATTGTAGTGTATATCCTGGCTGCTTTTGTACCAAAGTTGGAAACCGTATTTAATGTACCTGTTAATTGGCCGCAACCGCATTATTCATTTGAAAGAAATCCCATTGATAGCTCAAAAATCTATTTGGGTCGCGCACTTTTTTACAGTAGTTTACTTTCACGAAATAATAAAATATCTTGTGCTTCGTGCCACTCTCCATACGCTTCCTTTGCTCATACCGACCATGCTTTGAGTCATGGTATTGATGATAAAATTGGTAGCCGCAATGCGCCTGCATTGATAAATCTAGCTTGGAGTAACAGTTTCATGTGGGATGGAGCTATTAATCACCTCGATATGCAGGCTTTATTTCCAATTACACATCCGCTCGAAATGGATGAAACAATGCAGCATGTAGTTGAGAAATTACAAGTAAATAAACCCTTTCCAAAACTATTTTATGCTGCTTATAAGGATAGCTCAATTACCGGCGAACGTGTGCTAAAAAGTATTTCACAATTTATGCTCAGTTTAGTGAGCGCTGAAAGCAAATACGACAGTGTGATGCGAAATAAATCAGAATTTACACTGCAGGAAAAAAATGGTTATCGCCTTTTTAAAATGCATTGTGCCTCCTGTCATGCCGAACCTTTGTTTACTAATTACACATTTCAAAATAATGGATTGGCTGTGGATGAACATTTACAAGATTTAGGTAGAATGAAGGTAACGCATGCCGCCAAAGATTCGTTAAAATTTAAAGTTCCCACTTTGCGCAATATTGAATATACCCACCCTTATATGCACGATGGTAGATTTAAGAATTTAACACAAGTGCTCATGCATTATTCATCCGGAATTACCCAAAGTTCCACACTTGCTAATCAATTAAAAAAAGATGGAATTCCACTTAGCCCTAATGAACGTGTTGACATTACGGCATTTTTGCTTTGTTTATCGGATAAAAAATTCATCTTTAATCCAAGCAACGCCTATCCGAAGGAACTTTTGTTTGATAAGTAA
- a CDS encoding YHYH protein: MNTKKQHKNYFNGLGTTLLVSAFLFSNFIKSNAQTNPAILSWLQNTTITGRHYVSGNSTPIVDAVLANVQTVQYSSNWVYVSTKGIPTYVTGPFLDGNPSIASNQNAIFKIPLSPIQNTGTPTNTNGGNIGVFINGVALFDYRDGVSWKNSTNALAGGPIPGGPGDGVWNRDAVVAERGGFDCSKGHPAMGNYHHHQNPSAFKLDINVLSTICNLYDADGLYAIDSTQHSPLIGFAYDGFPIYGAYAYKNSNGTGGIVRMKSSYAKRNITSRNTYANGSTVTAGPAVSSTYPLGYFREDYEYIPTTTSTPDYLDEHNGRFCVTPEYPAGIYCYFATVDSAWNSAYPYAVGPTFYGTKVASKVTSISEPVTTYLPTSINELNTSASIQIFPVPASDFIAVQLNHLATSNMELELYDASARLIQQVPIYQGSTIAYFDTRKLYAGNYFVKIKGEGTTTLRKVIITK, translated from the coding sequence ATGAACACAAAAAAGCAACACAAAAATTATTTTAATGGCCTAGGTACAACACTTTTAGTAAGTGCATTTCTTTTTTCAAATTTTATAAAAAGTAATGCCCAAACAAATCCGGCTATACTAAGTTGGTTGCAAAACACCACCATAACCGGTAGACATTATGTTAGCGGAAATTCAACTCCAATTGTGGATGCGGTTTTAGCCAACGTTCAAACGGTACAATATTCAAGCAATTGGGTATATGTTAGTACCAAAGGAATTCCTACCTATGTTACAGGACCTTTTTTAGATGGAAACCCTTCAATTGCCAGCAATCAAAATGCAATTTTTAAAATTCCATTAAGCCCAATACAAAATACCGGTACACCAACGAATACTAACGGAGGTAATATTGGAGTTTTTATTAATGGTGTTGCATTGTTCGATTACCGAGATGGTGTATCCTGGAAAAATTCAACCAATGCTTTAGCCGGTGGACCTATACCCGGAGGTCCCGGTGACGGAGTTTGGAACCGTGATGCTGTTGTTGCAGAACGCGGAGGTTTTGATTGTTCCAAAGGGCATCCTGCAATGGGAAATTACCATCATCATCAAAATCCCAGCGCTTTTAAACTCGATATCAACGTGCTTTCAACCATCTGTAATTTATATGATGCAGATGGATTGTATGCTATAGATAGCACGCAACACTCACCTCTTATTGGATTTGCTTACGACGGCTTTCCAATTTATGGTGCTTATGCATATAAAAATAGCAATGGTACCGGAGGTATTGTACGCATGAAATCGAGTTATGCAAAGCGTAACATCACTAGCCGTAACACCTATGCTAATGGTTCAACTGTTACTGCAGGCCCTGCTGTTAGTAGTACCTATCCTCTTGGGTATTTTCGAGAAGATTATGAATATATACCTACTACAACGTCAACTCCTGATTATCTTGACGAACACAACGGACGTTTTTGTGTAACTCCTGAATATCCTGCCGGCATTTACTGTTATTTTGCAACAGTTGATTCAGCTTGGAATTCGGCTTATCCGTATGCCGTTGGTCCAACTTTTTATGGAACAAAAGTAGCTTCAAAAGTAACTTCCATTTCTGAACCGGTTACAACTTATTTGCCTACAAGTATCAATGAGCTGAATACTTCTGCATCCATTCAAATTTTTCCTGTTCCGGCCAGCGATTTTATTGCAGTTCAATTAAATCATTTGGCAACAAGTAATATGGAACTAGAACTGTATGATGCAAGTGCCAGATTAATTCAACAGGTACCGATTTATCAAGGAAGTACCATTGCCTATTTTGATACACGAAAATTGTATGCTGGAAATTATTTTGTAAAGATTAAAGGTGAAGGAACTACAACTTTAAGGAAAGTTATAATTACGAAATAA